The bacterium genome contains a region encoding:
- a CDS encoding cytochrome b N-terminal domain-containing protein: MQAVLADLKEWFQDRKAHLDLFDETKTAQLDNPLYSLGGLVWLSWMAVIVSGVILMLWYIPTTTGAYRSIEHITYDIPFGWLVRGVHKYAADMLITCITLRIYRMYFAGEYKKPGELSWMILFASLVLGMISGISGYLLIWNQRAFWAAKVVLTVPTYYDDIPILGNLGLGRAIAFIFLGGPAVSQAAITRFYAIHFGISVVFAILAEVFFYRTRRRRLNLSPFVIVLVIAFLAWVSFERITDMGRWANPNRTPLPILSDWYFLALYQLVKYMPPLWAGIAPALLIGYGMLVPFLDRTKETGPLERPFFFVVGLLSLFYFIAFTALIMLNIAVISRDPPIILVVTVVVLVLAFAWEIAYRRRKARRATAPPAPARAAAAGD, encoded by the coding sequence GACGAAGACCGCGCAGCTCGACAACCCGCTGTACAGCCTCGGCGGGCTGGTCTGGCTGTCGTGGATGGCCGTGATCGTCTCGGGGGTCATCCTGATGCTGTGGTACATCCCGACGACGACCGGCGCCTACCGCTCGATTGAGCACATCACCTACGACATCCCGTTCGGTTGGCTGGTGCGCGGGGTTCACAAGTATGCGGCGGACATGCTGATCACCTGCATCACGCTGCGCATCTATCGGATGTACTTTGCGGGAGAGTACAAGAAGCCGGGCGAGCTCTCGTGGATGATTCTCTTCGCCTCGCTCGTGCTCGGGATGATCTCCGGGATCAGCGGCTACCTGCTGATCTGGAACCAGCGGGCGTTCTGGGCGGCGAAGGTCGTGCTGACGGTGCCGACCTATTACGATGACATTCCCATCCTCGGCAACCTGGGGCTCGGCCGGGCGATCGCGTTCATCTTCCTCGGCGGCCCGGCCGTCAGCCAGGCGGCGATCACCCGGTTCTACGCGATTCACTTCGGCATCTCCGTCGTGTTCGCGATCCTGGCGGAGGTCTTCTTCTACCGCACGCGGCGGCGTCGCCTGAACCTCTCCCCGTTTGTCATCGTGCTGGTGATCGCGTTCCTGGCGTGGGTGAGCTTCGAGCGCATCACGGACATGGGGCGGTGGGCCAACCCCAACCGAACGCCGCTCCCGATCCTGTCCGACTGGTACTTCCTGGCCCTCTACCAGCTCGTGAAGTACATGCCCCCGCTGTGGGCCGGCATCGCCCCGGCGCTGCTGATCGGGTACGGCATGCTGGTCCCGTTCCTGGACCGGACGAAGGAGACCGGGCCGCTGGAGCGTCCCTTCTTCTTCGTCGTGGGCCTCTTGTCGCTGTTCTACTTCATCGCGTTCACGGCGCTGATCATGCTCAACATCGCCGTGATCAGCCGCGATCCACCGATCATCCTGGTCGTGACCGTGGTCGTCTTGGTGCTGGCCTTCGCCTGGGAGATTGCCTACCGTCGACGTAAGGCCCGACGGGCGACGGCGCCCCCTGCGCCGGCGCGGGCGGCCGCGGCGGGGGACTGA